DNA sequence from the Suttonella indologenes genome:
ACGATGTCGCCGGCGAGCTAACCCTCGGTATCGACAAGATTTCCGCCATTCATTTGAAAGACACTTTTAAAGTCACCGATACCTGCGCAGGGCAATTCCGCGACGTGCCTTTCGGCGAAGGCTGCGTGGATTTCGTCCATGTCTTTAAGACCTTGGAAAAACTGAATTATCGCGGCGCCTTCCTGATTGAAATGTGGACGGAAAAAGCCGAAGAGCCGGTCGCGGAAATCATTGAAGCGCGGCGTTGGATTGAAGCAAAAATGCAAGAAGGAGGTATGACATGCTAGAGCAATTGAAAGAAGAAGTCTTGGCGGCCAATTTGGCCTTATCCAAACACCATTTGGTTACCTTTACATGGGGAAACGTGAGCACGGTGGATCGCGAACGCGGTGTTATCGTCATTAAGCCCTCGGGCGTGGAATACGACGTTATGACGGCTGAAGACATGGTCGTGGTCGATTTGGCAAGCGGCAAAGTGGTGGAAGGCAATAAAAAACCTTCTTCGGACACGCCGACCCATTTGGAACTTTACCGCCAATTCGAACACATCGGCGGCATTGTGCATACCCATTCGCGTCATGCGACCGTTTGGGCGCAGGCACAGCGTGATTTAGCCGCCTTCGGCACCACGCACGGCGATTATTTTTACGGCAGCATCCCTTGCACGCGCTTAATGAAAGATGCGGAAATCGAGGGCGAATATGAATTGGAAACCGGCAAAGTGATTGTGGAAACCTTCCGCGAACGCGGCATTGATCCGATGCAGGTGCCGGCGGTATTAGTCGCTTCCCACGGGCCTTTCGCTTGGGGCAAAGACGCCGATAATGCGGTGCATAATGCGGTAGTGCTGGAAGAAATCGCCTATATGAATCTCTTTTCTTTACAAGTCAATCCGCAATTGGGCGCGATGCAGCAAAGCCTGCTGGATAAACATTATCTGCGCAAACACGGCAAAAACGCCTATTACGGACAATAAACGCCTATTCCTTGATAGCCGATTAAAAATAACGCAAAGTTTTCTACTATGATCGGCTATCAAAAAGCTTAGCTTTGATGCGACGGCAAGCCGGCAAAGAGCCGCAACTCCTCAACATCAAAGGGATAAATCAACTCTCTTTGCTCATCGCTGTCATATAAGACCGGTACTAACAAGCCGTATTCCGCCTGCCACTGCGGATTGCTGTCCACATCAAGCCGCTGCGCGGCAATACCCGCTTCTGCCAATAATTGCGCGGCCTGCGCGCATAAAAAACAATTGGGGCGCACAAATAATTGCCATCTCATACGCCCGTCTTCCTCTGTCAATACAGACATTTATGACTCTGATGCAGAAACCGGAAAAGCCTGATCCACCAAAGCGCATAAATGATGAATCGCAAAAATATGCGCCTCTTGAATATGCGCGGTAATCCGGCTCGGCACAACCAAACAATGCTCGCACAGCGTCGCCATCTTGCCGCCGTCACGACCGCTTAAGCCCAGTGTATGCACGCCTTTTTCCTGCGCTACCGCTAAGGCTTTCAGCACATTAGGCGAATTGCCCGAAGTGGAAATCCCCACA
Encoded proteins:
- the araD gene encoding L-ribulose-5-phosphate 4-epimerase encodes the protein MLEQLKEEVLAANLALSKHHLVTFTWGNVSTVDRERGVIVIKPSGVEYDVMTAEDMVVVDLASGKVVEGNKKPSSDTPTHLELYRQFEHIGGIVHTHSRHATVWAQAQRDLAAFGTTHGDYFYGSIPCTRLMKDAEIEGEYELETGKVIVETFRERGIDPMQVPAVLVASHGPFAWGKDADNAVHNAVVLEEIAYMNLFSLQVNPQLGAMQQSLLDKHYLRKHGKNAYYGQ
- a CDS encoding glutaredoxin family protein; translation: MSVLTEEDGRMRWQLFVRPNCFLCAQAAQLLAEAGIAAQRLDVDSNPQWQAEYGLLVPVLYDSDEQRELIYPFDVEELRLFAGLPSHQS